Proteins encoded together in one Entelurus aequoreus isolate RoL-2023_Sb linkage group LG20, RoL_Eaeq_v1.1, whole genome shotgun sequence window:
- the fam221a gene encoding protein FAM221A yields the protein MDRSALKAVDDYWEYTRIVGDDDGGKLFTPEQYEEYKRKVLPQRVQNRLYVSFGVPGGMDCKLVGPETPCFCAHRYREHKTEFEVIPAEKPLVLPCRARGCACPAYEYVPHLGTVPLRCRCKHLPEDHAPAAGHRCRKCDCSGFRSTYTCGCGQPTFNHHTLVETKSEREARGRPVGWDVPYAAMGGLTGFSSLLDGYLALEANGSCLESNDGCLQSRQASSSTGAKKSD from the exons ATGGATCGATCAGCTTTAAAAGCAGTGGACGACTACTGGGAGTACACACG GATCGTGGGTGATGACGACGGAGGAAAACTGTTCACGCCCGAGCAATATGAGGAGTACAAGAGGAAAGTACTCCCGCAGCGAGTACAAAACCGGCTGTATGTGAGCTTTGGTGTACCAGGAGGTATGGACTGCAAGCTGGTCGGCCCGGAGACGCCCTGCTTCTGTGcacatag GTACAGGGAGCATAAAACGGAGTTTGAGGTGATTCCCGCCGAAAAACCTTTGGTACTTCCGTGCCGTGCCAGGGGATGTGCTTGCCCCGCCTACGAGTACGTCCCCCATCTTGGGACTGTGCCGCTTCGCTGCCGGTGCAAACATCTACCTGAGGATCACGCTCCAGCTGCTGGGCATCGCTGCAGAAAGT GCGACTGTTCTGGGTTCCGGAGCACGTACACATGTGGATGTGGCCAGCCCACTTTCAATCACCACACCTTG GTTGAGACAAAGTCGGAGAGGGAGGCACGGGGTCGCCCGGTGGGCTGGGATGTCCCTTATGCTGCGATGGGCGGTCTGACAGGGTTCAGCTCCTTGTTGGATGGTTACCTTGCTTTGGAGGCGAATGGGTCAT GTCTGGAGTCAAACGACGGCTGCCTGCAGTCAAGACAAGCCTCCAGTTCCACAGGCGCCAAGAAGAGCGACTAA